A single genomic interval of Celeribacter indicus harbors:
- a CDS encoding DUF6511 domain-containing protein gives MIDPTPNETEAMATGGQMGGEYLESIGKSDLATLSEEEWARFLDAVVTGYCDHLRALAAKDRNRLDAMAPEVPF, from the coding sequence ATGATCGATCCGACCCCGAACGAGACCGAGGCCATGGCCACGGGCGGCCAGATGGGCGGCGAATATCTTGAGAGCATCGGCAAGTCCGACCTTGCGACCCTGTCCGAGGAGGAATGGGCCCGGTTTCTCGACGCGGTCGTCACCGGCTATTGCGACCACCTGCGCGCGCTGGCGGCGAAGGATCGCAACCGGCTCGATGCGATGGCGCCGGAGGTGCCGTTCTGA
- a CDS encoding DUF3987 domain-containing protein, with the protein MKGNLTGKTADHNAAVNPMTVPMSDAARVRFAGLSDALTEELRAAAGTAFTAILARIGENALKLALIVAVGRDPVRPEIDITAADWAIGFVRHYARRTMEAVERHVADTETEAHLKRLKEIVRAAGPKGITKSDITRASQWLKSRDRDEILLTLIESGDITTGMRGSSTKQAMVYRMARWGG; encoded by the coding sequence GTGAAGGGCAACCTGACCGGCAAGACCGCCGATCATAACGCCGCCGTGAATCCGATGACCGTGCCGATGTCGGATGCGGCACGCGTCCGGTTTGCCGGTCTCAGCGACGCCCTGACCGAAGAGCTGCGGGCGGCGGCCGGCACCGCCTTTACCGCCATTCTCGCCCGCATCGGAGAGAATGCGTTGAAGCTCGCGCTGATCGTCGCTGTCGGGCGCGATCCGGTGCGCCCTGAGATCGACATTACCGCTGCGGACTGGGCCATCGGTTTCGTGCGCCATTACGCGCGGCGCACCATGGAAGCGGTCGAGCGCCATGTGGCGGATACCGAAACCGAGGCGCATCTGAAGCGTCTGAAGGAAATCGTCCGCGCCGCCGGGCCCAAGGGGATCACCAAATCCGACATCACCCGCGCCTCCCAATGGCTGAAATCGCGCGACCGCGACGAAATTTTGCTGACGCTGATCGAGAGCGGCGACATCACCACCGGCATGCGCGGCTCCTCGACCAAGCAGGCCATGGTCTACCGGATGGCGCGGTGGGGCGGGTGA
- a CDS encoding PriCT-2 domain-containing protein has translation MADTSWMARFGARLVTNGYAILPIGPGTKKSGRFQRGGWADYPEWNRHAERPTTEVEVATWAAWPDCGIGIVGGAVAAVDIDIAADAELALQIEALARARLGDTPALRIGRAPKRMLVYRTAAPFRGIKRHPLEVLCLGQQFLAYADHPDTGAPYVWPDEGLADLDITDLPEITEEAAAAFLEEAYAILPEALRQRGLRSAALATLLRNHGQIGTLPAIRSALDWLPNDELDYDSWMRIGMALKGALGDEGGEVFATWSAQAAKDVPATTARAWASFKPDRIGAGTIYHLAMERGWQPDAALRLDGSLDPDGPHPAADLLARLEGSAPTVADLEKPTFSLDIPDGLVGELTGYMLATARRPQPLLSLGASLCAIGALMGRRYRTTSNLRSNLYVVGIADSGSGKNHAREIINEVFFEAGLAHHLGGNKIASGAGLLTALHRQPAILFQIDEFGMFLSAAADRKRSPRHITEILDNMTELFTAAGGIFLGAEYANRDGTNERRDINQPCLCVYGTTTPLHFWGALQGANVVDGSLARFLILPRMKTIRTRTSPSASGKPRPR, from the coding sequence ATGGCCGACACGTCCTGGATGGCGCGCTTCGGCGCGCGGCTCGTCACCAATGGCTATGCCATCCTGCCGATCGGCCCGGGCACCAAGAAGTCCGGCCGGTTCCAGCGCGGCGGCTGGGCTGATTACCCCGAATGGAACCGCCATGCGGAACGCCCGACCACGGAGGTCGAAGTCGCGACCTGGGCTGCCTGGCCCGATTGCGGCATCGGCATCGTCGGTGGAGCGGTAGCGGCGGTCGATATCGACATCGCGGCGGACGCCGAACTGGCATTGCAGATCGAGGCGCTGGCCCGGGCGCGCCTCGGCGACACGCCCGCGCTGCGCATCGGCCGCGCCCCGAAGCGTATGCTGGTCTATCGCACGGCCGCACCGTTTCGGGGCATCAAGCGCCATCCTCTCGAGGTGCTCTGCCTCGGGCAGCAGTTTCTGGCCTACGCCGATCACCCCGACACCGGCGCGCCCTATGTCTGGCCCGACGAGGGGCTGGCCGATCTCGATATCACCGACCTTCCGGAAATCACCGAGGAAGCGGCGGCGGCCTTTCTGGAGGAAGCCTATGCGATCCTGCCCGAGGCTTTGCGTCAGCGCGGGCTGCGCTCTGCAGCACTGGCCACACTCCTGCGCAACCACGGGCAGATCGGCACATTGCCCGCCATCCGGTCGGCACTCGACTGGCTGCCGAATGACGAGCTCGATTACGACAGCTGGATGCGCATCGGCATGGCGTTGAAAGGTGCGCTTGGTGATGAGGGCGGCGAGGTCTTTGCCACCTGGTCGGCCCAGGCGGCCAAGGATGTGCCCGCGACCACGGCCCGCGCCTGGGCGAGCTTCAAGCCCGACCGGATCGGCGCGGGCACCATTTATCACCTCGCCATGGAACGCGGCTGGCAGCCCGATGCCGCCTTGCGCCTCGATGGCAGTCTCGATCCGGATGGCCCGCATCCGGCCGCCGATCTGCTGGCCCGGCTGGAGGGAAGCGCGCCCACCGTCGCCGACCTGGAAAAGCCGACCTTCAGCCTGGACATCCCCGACGGTCTTGTCGGCGAGCTGACCGGCTACATGCTGGCCACCGCCCGCCGCCCGCAACCGCTTCTGTCGCTCGGGGCCAGTCTCTGCGCCATCGGCGCGCTGATGGGGCGGCGGTATCGCACCACCAGCAACCTTCGCTCGAACCTCTATGTCGTGGGGATTGCTGACAGCGGCTCGGGCAAGAACCACGCCCGAGAGATCATCAACGAGGTCTTCTTCGAGGCGGGTCTCGCCCACCATCTCGGCGGCAACAAGATCGCCTCCGGCGCCGGGCTCTTGACTGCGCTTCATCGGCAGCCCGCGATCCTGTTCCAGATCGACGAATTCGGGATGTTCCTGTCGGCCGCTGCCGACCGCAAGCGCAGCCCGCGCCACATCACCGAGATCCTCGACAACATGACCGAACTCTTCACGGCAGCGGGCGGGATCTTCCTCGGGGCGGAATATGCGAACCGCGACGGCACCAATGAGCGGCGCGACATCAACCAGCCCTGCCTTTGCGTCTATGGCACCACGACGCCGCTGCATTTCTGGGGCGCGCTGCAGGGGGCAAACGTGGTCGATGGCTCGCTCGCGCGCTTTCTGATCCTGCCGAGGATGAAGACTATCCGGACGAGAACCTCGCCGTCGGCATCCGGCAAGCCCCGCCCGCGCTGA
- a CDS encoding DEAD/DEAH box helicase: MLTLRPYQQAAITAIYGYFQTHTGNPLVVIPTAGGKSLVMASFIESVLKAWPDQRILIVTHVRELIAQNHAEMIGLWPDAPSGIYSAGLGKREAQARILFAGIQSIHRRAGEIGHTDLVLIDEAHLIPGKSSTMYRRFLDALKAINPALKVIGLTATPFRLDCGMLHEGQNALFTDIAYEAPVRELIDAGYLSPLVSKQPATRLDVSKVGTRAGDFIARDLAAAVDQDAITRAAVTEIIEHGRDRKSWLAFCSGVEHARHVAEEFGRQGISCRTIFGDTPKDERDAILAAFKRGEIRALASMGVLTTGFNAPGVDLIALLRPTQSAGLYVQMVGRGTRLAPGKENCLVLDFAGNVRRHGPIDLVRPKRPGDGGGGEAPTKVCPDCDSIIALSAMECPDCGYVFPAREVKIAPTAATLPVLSPKQQWLPVTGVSYSRHDKAGGRPSLKVTYSSGLATYSEWVCLEHQGYARQKAAEWWRKRAPGCPVPLSVAEALAQTSRLARPSDISVRPSGRYLEISGYRFAPCAHPTPASAPSATGNLAALAGPSRGSAAPTRGVTPAASDSAAVPVRTSAMGGRA; this comes from the coding sequence ATGCTGACCCTGCGCCCCTATCAACAGGCCGCGATCACCGCGATCTACGGCTATTTCCAGACTCACACCGGCAATCCGCTGGTGGTCATTCCGACCGCGGGCGGCAAGTCGCTGGTCATGGCGTCCTTCATCGAGAGTGTGCTGAAGGCCTGGCCCGATCAGCGCATCCTGATCGTGACCCATGTCCGCGAGCTGATCGCCCAGAACCATGCCGAGATGATCGGCCTCTGGCCCGATGCGCCCTCGGGCATCTATTCGGCGGGCCTCGGCAAGCGCGAGGCGCAGGCGCGGATCCTCTTCGCCGGTATCCAGTCGATCCACCGCCGCGCGGGTGAGATCGGCCATACCGATCTGGTGCTGATCGACGAGGCGCATCTGATCCCCGGCAAGTCGAGCACGATGTATCGGCGCTTCCTCGACGCGCTGAAGGCGATCAACCCGGCGCTCAAGGTGATCGGGCTGACCGCCACGCCGTTCCGTCTCGATTGCGGGATGCTGCACGAGGGGCAGAATGCGCTCTTCACCGACATCGCCTATGAGGCCCCGGTCCGCGAGCTGATAGATGCGGGGTATCTGAGCCCCCTGGTCTCGAAACAGCCCGCCACCCGGCTCGACGTCTCGAAGGTGGGCACCCGCGCAGGCGATTTCATTGCCCGCGATCTGGCGGCGGCGGTCGACCAGGACGCCATCACCCGCGCGGCGGTTACCGAGATCATCGAGCATGGCCGCGACCGGAAGTCCTGGCTGGCCTTCTGCTCGGGCGTCGAGCATGCGCGCCATGTGGCCGAGGAATTCGGCCGCCAGGGCATCAGCTGCCGCACGATCTTCGGTGACACGCCGAAGGACGAGCGCGATGCGATCCTTGCCGCCTTCAAGCGCGGCGAAATCCGGGCGCTGGCCTCGATGGGCGTGCTGACCACCGGCTTCAACGCGCCGGGGGTCGATCTGATCGCGCTCCTGCGTCCCACGCAATCGGCCGGGCTCTATGTACAGATGGTCGGGCGCGGTACCCGCCTCGCGCCGGGCAAGGAAAACTGCCTGGTGCTGGACTTCGCCGGCAATGTCCGTCGCCACGGCCCGATCGACCTGGTGCGGCCCAAGCGCCCCGGTGATGGCGGCGGGGGTGAGGCGCCGACCAAGGTCTGCCCGGATTGCGACAGTATCATCGCGCTCTCGGCTATGGAATGCCCGGATTGCGGCTATGTCTTCCCGGCGCGCGAGGTGAAGATCGCGCCCACGGCCGCCACCCTGCCGGTGCTTTCGCCAAAACAGCAATGGCTTCCGGTCACGGGCGTTTCCTACAGCCGCCACGACAAGGCGGGCGGCCGTCCGTCGCTCAAGGTGACCTATAGCAGCGGCCTTGCCACCTACAGCGAATGGGTCTGCCTCGAGCATCAGGGCTATGCCCGCCAGAAGGCGGCCGAGTGGTGGCGCAAGCGCGCGCCCGGCTGCCCCGTGCCGCTGAGCGTGGCCGAGGCCCTCGCGCAGACGAGCCGCCTTGCGCGCCCCAGCGACATCTCGGTCCGTCCCTCGGGCCGCTATCTTGAGATCTCCGGTTACAGGTTCGCCCCATGCGCCCATCCGACCCCGGCCTCTGCGCCGTCTGCCACCGGGAACCTCGCGGCTTTGGCTGGTCCGAGCCGGGGTTCCGCCGCACCGACCCGCGGCGTGACGCCAGCCGCAAGCGACTCTGCAGCCGTGCCTGTCAGGACCTCTGCCATGGGAGGAAGGGCATGA
- a CDS encoding PD-(D/E)XK nuclease family protein, translating into MAELPDAPTPTLTAIYADYEARQGDGFRDHLGASIIGKSCTRALWYDFRWITPARHSGRLLRLFETGQLEEDRLVRNLRATGATVLEVDPETGRQFRVEAHGGHFGGSLDGVALGLLEAPKTWHVLEFKTHSVKSFNELTAKGVVLAKPQHAAQMQIYMHLTGITRALYVAVCKNTDALHVERIEADRAMAERLLEKAGRIIFAQHPPARMSEDPAWFECRFCDHHAACHDGGGAAVTCRSCLHATPVEGGWHCARHDRMLSPAEQRTACGRHLFIPDLIPGEVIDAGDDVVTYRMADGSTWTNDARSPEAVPC; encoded by the coding sequence ATGGCAGAGCTTCCCGATGCCCCCACGCCGACGCTGACGGCGATCTATGCCGATTACGAGGCCCGCCAGGGCGATGGTTTCCGCGATCACCTCGGAGCGTCGATCATCGGCAAATCCTGCACCCGGGCGCTCTGGTATGATTTCCGCTGGATCACGCCTGCGCGTCATTCCGGCCGCCTGCTGCGCCTTTTCGAGACGGGTCAGCTGGAAGAGGACCGGCTCGTGCGCAACCTGCGTGCCACCGGGGCGACCGTGCTCGAAGTCGATCCCGAGACCGGCCGCCAGTTCCGGGTCGAAGCCCATGGCGGCCATTTCGGCGGCTCGCTCGACGGCGTGGCTCTCGGGCTCCTGGAGGCGCCCAAGACCTGGCATGTGCTGGAATTCAAGACCCACTCGGTCAAAAGCTTCAACGAGTTGACCGCCAAGGGCGTTGTTCTGGCCAAGCCTCAGCATGCCGCACAGATGCAGATCTACATGCACCTGACGGGCATCACGCGCGCCCTCTACGTCGCGGTCTGCAAGAACACCGACGCGCTGCATGTCGAGCGCATCGAGGCCGACCGCGCCATGGCCGAGCGCCTCTTGGAAAAGGCCGGGCGCATCATCTTCGCCCAGCATCCGCCCGCGCGGATGAGCGAGGACCCGGCCTGGTTCGAATGCCGGTTCTGCGATCACCATGCGGCCTGCCATGACGGCGGTGGCGCTGCGGTGACCTGCCGGTCCTGCCTGCATGCGACGCCCGTTGAGGGTGGTTGGCACTGCGCCCGGCACGACCGGATGCTGTCGCCTGCCGAGCAACGCACGGCCTGTGGCCGCCATCTCTTCATCCCCGATCTCATCCCGGGCGAGGTCATCGATGCGGGCGACGATGTCGTCACCTACCGCATGGCCGATGGCTCGACCTGGACCAACGACGCCCGTTCCCCGGAGGCCGTGCCATGCTGA